Proteins encoded within one genomic window of Streptomyces taklimakanensis:
- a CDS encoding glycosyl hydrolase family 18 protein, with translation MGRPFTNRRRTRPRPMPLVPLLALTLLAGLLQVVLLPARPAAAVATVPERAIAFNMQGGGLKWSSPVQNLIGKADLVALQEAQTLPSGTELTQENLVHDNLGDLDTTPTGLPSLKYSLHELRWGHPRANPEAGYLYYLKVYNLQDVGEPVDPNGNSGKSLAIWSAVRPDDAAVVRAADSPDATDHYLRSRPALGLKFGDTWFFGIHAESRRQGDAQNKHARDLVKAVADNVPAGEHWRVLGDFNSVPNTFTDAAGGHVYYAKKSNGEPAPTQKSGYALDFMVADEQLADHTVRLDTKGGSDHYPVLFADRNALICGIWEFVTVHFPSNLVLRDVQRTPVPQAPSSPAAGNSVAAEDGAACEDYDSRPSAVVSMGDSFISGEGGRWAGNANTSASGHVWGTDRAAVNCSAADDCEHDLTRVYGDTSYAEGGNRCDRSDTAPIMSAELGVSEEYRFNIACSGSETRHVVEEEFKGQKPQVEQLAEIAEDHRVSLVALSIGGNDLNFSDLIAACAKSYMIPGATPCKDTEEAAFSAALDDVEKKVTDTVWKIRETLRDAGQSDTSYRIVLQSYPNPLPRGADFEYPQDLIDYSRYRSGGCPFRDVDADWAHSSVVPRISAMIGRAAKASSAVFLDLQSAFAGHELCAKTARQATGANSPDNRLPAADAEWIRWVPYLLDGTKDVPWESQGDQQEAIHPNAHGQRAMGACLSKAANLLNDTDWTFRCSGSASRSPDDTAVSPVKTLVDASVWTGRYGDDDKGHVYEDHYLFKGGRHARLDPTVNQDGSSADFDKAEGQLLGQGSLAEELDSLRGTPFENGVDTAFSSYCCGIRTAFQLILIRGDQYVRVQRPIGSEQNEVVKGPGPIGDFFHVLRGTPFEDGIDAAANDHTGGGVLMFRGDLVGLLNMTLEQNNDSWIKEPATIATAMPVLAGTGFDQHVDSAITLYGSLTVLVSGDRAVMLNVDRSDLSKTTVVKGPVPLTDMWPSLRELDWLRLQEQPPPLVVQPQALMAGPTPPEDPEPEGPGPWSTDAADQPRCRPDGMTPTEGVNTPYCLLYDDKGRERMGERHPRRLVGYFTGWRTGRNGQPMYLPGSIPWGQVTHINYAFAHIEDNRVSVGDTSDPANPATGMTWPGVPGAEMDPDLPYKGNFNLLNKYKKQHPRVKTLISVGGWAETGGHFDADGNRVADGGFYTLATNADGSVNQPAIDTFADSAVDFIRTYGFDGVDIDYEYPTALTDAGNPADWPIANPRRKGLNAGYTALMKTLREKLDRASADDGRYYQLTAAVSASGYLLRGQEDFRALQYLDFANTMTYDFHGTWNSYVGPQSPLYDDGKDAELAAAGIYDEETNPEYQKMGYFNTDWSYHYLRGALQSGRINLGIPYYTRGWKNVTGGENGLWGTSELTDQSQCPDGTGPNGSTTACGAGATGIDNLWHDTDRGKEVAAGSNPMWHAKNLEKGIPPSYREQFELSSSDPANQVDGYTRHWDDTLKASWLWNGDKKVFLSTQDEQDIAAKADYIAATGAGGAMVWELAGDYNCPERWQCVPGYTLTKALDDALRDAGPYGATRAGDTVLPDEVVDVTAELTDYPTDTAQMWPQQPKLRITNNTDTTLPEGTELSFDIPTSTPPLLKDEAWQEMEDAVEPGHDGPNVGGLDGDFHRVTIELGYCEDLAPGASRDIALKYYLPITGPANFKLAIGGQEYGLVQDHRRGTTTVEPDASGGGAGCKAEAWDASRTYNPAWAPFTLWQTGDQWKIEDVNSGNLLDHPAGWDRAHLYASLGNVHQLWSIEPDGDDGVFRITNDSSGEEQCLGAQKKLESLTVRDCGSAGGQRWRLLDADGDPATAPQHGTSYTLITHNDTTGSSSEFVAEPLNSGNTAGTHAVAGDPDGITRTVVTHGGYYWKAKYWTRGNTPDATDPNNPWTRLGPVPPPPTGPSR, from the coding sequence ATGGGCAGACCCTTCACCAACCGGCGCCGGACCAGACCCCGGCCGATGCCCCTCGTCCCCTTACTGGCCCTGACCCTGCTGGCCGGCCTGCTCCAGGTCGTCCTGCTGCCCGCGCGGCCCGCCGCCGCCGTGGCGACCGTGCCCGAGCGGGCCATCGCCTTCAACATGCAGGGCGGCGGCCTCAAGTGGTCCTCCCCGGTGCAGAACCTGATCGGCAAGGCCGATCTGGTGGCGCTCCAGGAGGCGCAGACCCTGCCCAGCGGGACGGAGCTCACCCAGGAAAACCTGGTCCACGACAACCTCGGCGACCTGGACACCACCCCGACCGGCCTGCCCAGCCTCAAGTACAGCCTGCACGAGCTGAGGTGGGGACATCCCCGGGCGAACCCGGAGGCCGGCTACCTGTACTACCTGAAGGTGTACAACCTCCAGGACGTGGGGGAGCCGGTGGACCCGAACGGCAACTCCGGCAAGTCCCTGGCGATCTGGAGCGCCGTCCGCCCGGACGACGCGGCGGTCGTCCGCGCGGCCGACTCCCCCGACGCCACCGACCACTACCTGCGTTCGCGCCCGGCGCTCGGGCTGAAGTTCGGCGACACCTGGTTCTTCGGCATCCACGCGGAGTCCAGGCGGCAGGGTGACGCACAGAACAAGCACGCCAGGGACCTGGTGAAGGCCGTGGCCGACAATGTACCCGCGGGCGAGCACTGGCGTGTCCTGGGCGACTTCAACAGCGTGCCGAACACGTTCACCGACGCGGCGGGCGGCCACGTCTACTACGCGAAGAAGAGCAACGGGGAGCCCGCCCCCACCCAGAAGTCGGGCTACGCGCTGGACTTCATGGTGGCCGACGAGCAGCTCGCCGACCACACCGTGCGGCTGGACACGAAGGGCGGCTCGGACCACTACCCGGTGCTCTTCGCCGACCGGAACGCGCTGATCTGCGGGATCTGGGAGTTCGTGACGGTCCACTTCCCGTCGAACCTCGTGCTGCGGGACGTGCAGCGGACCCCCGTGCCGCAGGCCCCCTCGTCACCGGCCGCCGGGAACAGCGTGGCCGCCGAGGACGGCGCGGCGTGCGAGGACTACGACTCGCGGCCGTCCGCCGTCGTCTCCATGGGCGACAGCTTCATCTCCGGTGAGGGAGGCCGCTGGGCGGGCAACGCCAACACCTCGGCGAGCGGCCATGTGTGGGGCACCGACCGGGCCGCCGTGAACTGCTCCGCGGCCGACGACTGCGAGCACGACCTGACCCGGGTCTACGGCGACACCTCCTACGCGGAGGGCGGCAACCGGTGCGACCGCTCGGACACCGCGCCGATCATGTCGGCCGAACTCGGCGTCTCCGAGGAGTACCGGTTCAACATCGCCTGCTCGGGGTCGGAGACCCGGCATGTCGTCGAGGAGGAGTTCAAGGGCCAAAAACCCCAGGTGGAACAGCTCGCGGAGATCGCCGAGGACCATCGCGTCTCCCTGGTGGCGCTCTCCATCGGCGGCAACGACCTGAACTTCTCCGACCTGATCGCCGCCTGCGCGAAGTCGTACATGATCCCCGGCGCCACACCGTGCAAGGACACCGAGGAAGCGGCGTTCTCGGCCGCCCTCGACGACGTGGAGAAGAAGGTCACCGACACCGTCTGGAAGATCCGCGAGACGCTGCGCGACGCCGGCCAGTCCGACACCAGTTACCGCATCGTGCTGCAGTCCTACCCCAACCCGCTGCCGCGCGGCGCGGACTTCGAGTACCCGCAGGACCTGATCGACTACAGCCGCTACCGCAGCGGCGGCTGCCCCTTCCGGGACGTCGACGCGGACTGGGCGCACAGCTCCGTGGTGCCCCGGATCAGCGCGATGATCGGCCGGGCCGCCAAGGCGAGCAGCGCGGTCTTCCTCGACCTCCAGAGCGCCTTCGCCGGCCACGAGCTGTGCGCGAAGACCGCCCGGCAGGCGACCGGCGCCAACAGCCCGGACAACCGGCTGCCCGCCGCCGACGCCGAGTGGATCCGCTGGGTCCCCTACCTCCTGGACGGGACGAAGGACGTGCCCTGGGAGTCGCAGGGCGACCAGCAGGAGGCCATCCACCCCAACGCCCACGGCCAGCGAGCCATGGGGGCCTGCCTGAGCAAGGCGGCCAACCTGCTCAACGACACCGACTGGACCTTCCGGTGCTCCGGCTCCGCCTCGCGCTCCCCGGACGACACCGCCGTCTCCCCCGTCAAGACCCTGGTCGACGCCTCGGTGTGGACCGGCCGGTACGGCGACGACGACAAGGGCCATGTGTACGAGGACCACTACCTGTTCAAGGGGGGCAGGCACGCCCGCCTCGACCCCACCGTGAACCAGGACGGCTCCTCCGCCGACTTCGACAAGGCCGAGGGGCAGCTCCTCGGCCAGGGCTCCCTGGCCGAGGAGCTGGACAGTCTGCGGGGCACCCCGTTCGAGAACGGCGTCGACACCGCCTTCTCGTCGTACTGCTGCGGCATCCGGACGGCCTTCCAGCTCATCCTGATCCGCGGGGACCAGTACGTCCGGGTCCAAAGGCCCATCGGCAGCGAGCAGAACGAGGTGGTCAAGGGCCCGGGACCGATCGGGGACTTCTTCCACGTCCTGCGGGGCACCCCGTTCGAGGACGGCATCGACGCCGCCGCCAACGACCACACCGGCGGCGGTGTGCTGATGTTCCGCGGTGACCTGGTGGGGCTGCTGAACATGACCCTGGAGCAGAACAACGACAGCTGGATCAAGGAGCCGGCCACCATCGCCACCGCGATGCCCGTCCTGGCGGGCACCGGCTTCGACCAACACGTCGACAGCGCGATCACCCTCTACGGAAGCCTGACCGTCCTCGTCTCGGGCGACCGGGCGGTGATGCTGAACGTGGACCGGTCCGACCTGTCCAAGACCACCGTCGTCAAGGGACCCGTGCCCCTCACCGACATGTGGCCCTCCCTGCGGGAGCTGGACTGGCTCCGGCTCCAGGAGCAGCCGCCCCCGCTGGTGGTCCAGCCGCAGGCCCTGATGGCCGGGCCGACACCGCCGGAGGACCCCGAGCCCGAGGGGCCCGGACCGTGGTCCACCGACGCCGCCGACCAGCCCAGGTGCCGCCCCGACGGCATGACGCCCACCGAGGGGGTCAACACCCCGTACTGCCTGCTCTACGACGACAAGGGCCGGGAGCGGATGGGCGAGCGGCATCCGCGGCGGCTGGTCGGCTACTTCACCGGCTGGCGCACCGGACGGAACGGGCAGCCGATGTACCTGCCGGGGAGCATCCCCTGGGGGCAGGTCACCCACATCAACTACGCCTTCGCGCACATCGAGGACAACCGGGTCTCGGTCGGTGACACCTCCGATCCGGCCAACCCGGCCACCGGGATGACCTGGCCGGGCGTGCCCGGGGCCGAGATGGACCCCGACCTGCCGTACAAGGGCAACTTCAACCTGCTGAACAAGTACAAGAAGCAGCATCCGCGGGTGAAGACGCTGATCTCGGTCGGCGGCTGGGCCGAGACCGGCGGGCACTTCGACGCGGACGGCAACCGCGTCGCCGACGGCGGCTTCTACACCCTGGCCACCAACGCCGACGGCAGCGTCAACCAGCCGGCCATCGACACCTTCGCCGACTCCGCCGTGGACTTCATCAGGACCTACGGCTTCGACGGCGTGGACATCGACTACGAGTACCCCACCGCCCTGACGGACGCCGGCAACCCGGCGGACTGGCCCATCGCCAACCCGCGCCGCAAGGGCCTCAACGCCGGTTACACGGCGCTGATGAAGACGCTGCGCGAGAAGCTGGACCGGGCCTCGGCCGACGACGGCCGCTACTACCAGCTCACCGCCGCCGTGTCGGCGTCCGGGTACCTGCTGCGCGGTCAGGAGGACTTCCGCGCCCTGCAGTACCTGGACTTCGCCAACACCATGACGTACGACTTCCACGGCACGTGGAACTCCTACGTCGGCCCGCAGTCCCCGCTGTACGACGACGGGAAGGACGCCGAGCTGGCGGCGGCCGGGATCTACGACGAGGAGACGAACCCCGAATACCAGAAGATGGGCTACTTCAACACCGACTGGTCCTACCACTACCTGCGCGGCGCGCTGCAGTCCGGGCGCATCAACCTCGGCATCCCGTACTACACACGCGGCTGGAAGAACGTCACCGGCGGCGAGAACGGGCTGTGGGGGACGTCGGAGCTGACCGACCAGAGCCAGTGCCCCGACGGCACCGGCCCGAACGGCAGCACCACGGCCTGCGGCGCCGGCGCCACCGGCATCGACAACCTGTGGCACGACACCGACCGGGGCAAGGAGGTCGCGGCCGGATCGAACCCGATGTGGCACGCCAAGAACCTGGAGAAGGGCATTCCGCCCTCCTACCGCGAGCAGTTCGAGCTGAGCTCCTCGGACCCGGCCAACCAGGTCGACGGCTACACCCGGCACTGGGACGACACCCTCAAGGCGTCCTGGCTGTGGAACGGGGACAAGAAGGTCTTCCTCTCCACCCAGGACGAGCAGGACATCGCCGCCAAGGCCGACTACATCGCCGCCACCGGAGCGGGCGGCGCGATGGTCTGGGAGCTGGCCGGCGACTACAACTGCCCCGAGCGGTGGCAGTGCGTCCCCGGCTACACCCTGACCAAGGCGCTGGACGACGCCCTGCGTGACGCCGGCCCCTACGGCGCCACCCGCGCGGGGGACACCGTCCTGCCCGACGAGGTGGTCGACGTGACGGCCGAACTCACCGACTACCCGACCGACACCGCGCAGATGTGGCCCCAGCAGCCCAAGCTGCGCATCACCAACAACACCGACACCACCCTGCCGGAGGGCACCGAACTCTCCTTCGACATCCCCACCTCCACTCCTCCCCTGCTGAAGGACGAGGCGTGGCAGGAGATGGAGGACGCCGTCGAACCCGGCCATGACGGGCCCAACGTCGGCGGCCTCGACGGGGACTTCCACCGGGTGACGATCGAACTGGGCTACTGCGAGGACCTGGCACCGGGCGCCTCGCGCGACATCGCGCTGAAGTACTACCTGCCGATCACCGGGCCCGCCAACTTCAAGCTCGCCATCGGCGGACAGGAGTACGGACTGGTCCAGGACCACCGCAGGGGGACCACCACCGTCGAGCCCGACGCCTCCGGCGGCGGTGCCGGCTGCAAGGCCGAGGCGTGGGACGCCTCGCGCACCTACAACCCGGCCTGGGCGCCGTTCACCCTGTGGCAGACCGGTGACCAGTGGAAGATCGAGGACGTCAACAGCGGCAACCTCCTGGACCATCCGGCCGGGTGGGACCGGGCGCATCTGTACGCCTCGCTGGGCAACGTCCACCAGCTGTGGAGCATCGAGCCGGACGGCGACGACGGGGTGTTCCGCATCACCAACGACAGCAGCGGTGAGGAGCAGTGCCTGGGGGCGCAGAAGAAACTGGAGTCGCTGACCGTCCGCGACTGCGGCAGCGCCGGCGGCCAGCGGTGGCGACTGCTCGACGCCGATGGCGATCCCGCCACCGCCCCGCAGCACGGCACCTCCTACACGCTGATCACCCACAACGACACCACCGGCTCGTCGTCCGAGTTCGTCGCCGAGCCACTGAACAGCGGCAACACCGCCGGTACCCACGCCGTCGCGGGTGATCCCGACGGCATCACCCGCACCGTCGTCACCCACGGCGGTTACTACTGGAAGGCCAAGTACTGGACCCGGGGCAACACGCCCGACGCCACCGACCCGAACAACCCGTGGACCAGGCTCGGCCCGGTCCCGCCTCCGCCGACCGGGCCGTCCCGATGA
- a CDS encoding NUDIX domain-containing protein, with protein MTDPTADLTADPTDGPAAADAGGPVPLVTGALDMALLGFHREAEDTRFDDARVGYALVALWHAGRLLMVRVRDRDCWELPGGGIEPGETPREAAARELWEESGLRVAPERLRFAGFARTSLGPERRVMYGALYTAEVDERLPFEPTEEIAAIHWRRGDEPLEGGRVQTVDEYLAALCRP; from the coding sequence ATGACCGATCCCACAGCCGACCTCACGGCCGACCCCACCGACGGCCCCGCAGCCGCCGATGCCGGCGGCCCGGTCCCGCTGGTCACGGGGGCGCTGGACATGGCACTGCTGGGTTTCCACCGGGAGGCGGAGGACACCCGTTTCGACGACGCGCGCGTGGGCTACGCGCTGGTCGCCCTGTGGCACGCCGGACGGTTGCTGATGGTGCGGGTGCGCGACCGCGACTGCTGGGAGCTGCCGGGCGGCGGCATCGAGCCGGGCGAGACGCCCCGCGAGGCGGCCGCGCGGGAGCTGTGGGAGGAGAGCGGCCTGCGGGTGGCGCCGGAGCGGCTGCGGTTCGCCGGGTTCGCCCGGACCTCGCTGGGCCCGGAGCGCCGGGTGATGTACGGGGCGCTGTACACCGCCGAGGTGGACGAGCGGCTGCCGTTCGAGCCCACCGAGGAGATCGCCGCGATCCACTGGCGCCGCGGCGACGAGCCGCTGGAGGGCGGACGGGTGCAGACGGTGGACGAGTACCTGGCCGCGCTCTGCCGCCCCTGA
- a CDS encoding ABC transporter transmembrane domain-containing protein, with the protein MAGSTEAGEAGKAGDARQPGWVRRLTAYCLRYRRNVWLSLGASLGGMALMALVPLISKVVIDGIVEGDTDGLGPWIALLVAAAVVVYGLTYVRRFYGGRLALDVQHDLRTEMYDSVVRLDGRRQDELSTGQVVGRATSDLQLIQGLLFMTPMMIGNILLFAVSLVVMVALSPLLTLVALAVGPALWFIAQRSRDRLFPATWYAQTQAGAVAGVVDGSVTGVRVVKGFGQEEQETGKLRSVSRELFAARLRTVKLNARYTPALQAVPALGQVAMLALGGWMATRGQITLGTFVAFSTYLAQLVGPVRMLTMMLTVGQQARAGVERVMELIDTEPAISERSGAHELPADAPATVEFDRVGFSYGTGPDARPVLEDFSLRVEPGETVAVVGTSGSGKSTVSLLLPRFYDVTSGAVRVGGHDVRDLTFDSLRAAIGLVPEHSFLFSDTVRANLAYGRPDADDEQIRAAARAAQADGFISALPDGYDTEVGEQGLTLSGGQRQRIALARAILSDPRLLVLDDATSAVDARVEHEIHEALRGVMAGRTTLLIAHRRSTLSLADRIAVLDGGRLVDVGTDAELQERCELYRRLLSDPDELGGVERDPAGLVSPDGDGDGDGDGGGGRGDGGGGRGDGGDGDGRVDGVTPELWIREGEPEDTTGTGPGSPPPTTGGPGFAGALAGTPATPEMLAKVAALPPADDTPEIDEERAAEAETAYGVRHLLRGFRGPLLLSLLLVVVDATAGLLLPVLVRHGIDEGVQRAALGAVWTASAIALLVVVVQWAAQTGETRAIGRTGERILYTLRVKIFAQLQRLGLDYYERELTGRIMTRMTTDVDALTTFLQTGLVQAVVAMLTFFGIMVVLVVIDAGLALVVLATLPPLVIGTIFFRRQSLKAYELARERVSGVNAALQEGVAGLRIVQAFRSERADSRRFVELSDGYRQARVRGQWLISVYFPFIQFLASLATAAVLVIGARRVDEGTLTAGALVAYLLYIELFFAPVQQLSQVFDGYQQAVVSLGRVQELLREKTTTPAPREPRAVGELRGEVAFEKVSFRYAGAEDGEEALSDVDLHIPAGQTVAFVGETGAGKSTLVKLVARFYDPTSGTVRVDGVDLRELDLSGYRHRLGVVPQESYLFEGTVRDAIAYGRPDASDAEVEAAARAVGAHDMIATLSGGYLHPVSERGRNLSAGQRQLIALARAELVRPDILLLDEATAALDLATEALVNQATDRLAGRRTTLVVAHRLTTAARADRVVVLDHGRVVEDGTHAELLERGGRYAALWRTYVGEPAPATA; encoded by the coding sequence GTGGCGGGCAGCACGGAGGCGGGGGAGGCCGGGAAGGCCGGGGACGCGCGGCAGCCGGGGTGGGTGCGGAGGCTGACGGCGTACTGTCTGCGGTACCGCCGCAACGTGTGGCTCTCCCTGGGGGCCTCCCTGGGCGGAATGGCCCTGATGGCCCTGGTGCCGCTGATCAGCAAGGTCGTCATCGACGGCATCGTCGAAGGCGACACCGACGGCCTCGGCCCGTGGATCGCCCTGCTGGTCGCCGCCGCTGTCGTGGTCTACGGCCTGACGTACGTGCGCCGCTTCTACGGCGGCAGGCTGGCGCTGGACGTCCAGCACGACCTGCGCACCGAGATGTACGACTCCGTCGTCCGCCTCGACGGGCGACGGCAGGACGAGCTGTCCACCGGACAGGTCGTCGGACGGGCCACCAGCGACCTCCAGCTCATCCAGGGCCTGCTGTTCATGACGCCGATGATGATCGGCAACATCCTCCTCTTCGCCGTCTCGCTGGTCGTGATGGTCGCCCTCTCCCCGCTGTTGACCCTGGTGGCGCTGGCCGTCGGGCCCGCCCTGTGGTTCATCGCCCAGCGCAGCCGCGACCGGCTCTTCCCCGCCACCTGGTACGCCCAGACCCAGGCCGGCGCCGTGGCCGGGGTGGTGGACGGGTCCGTCACCGGCGTACGGGTGGTCAAGGGCTTCGGCCAGGAGGAACAGGAGACCGGGAAGCTGCGCTCGGTCAGCCGCGAGCTGTTCGCCGCGCGGCTGCGGACGGTGAAGCTCAACGCCCGCTACACCCCCGCCCTCCAGGCCGTCCCCGCGCTCGGCCAGGTGGCGATGCTCGCCCTCGGCGGCTGGATGGCCACCCGCGGTCAGATCACGCTGGGCACCTTCGTCGCCTTCTCCACCTACCTCGCCCAGCTCGTCGGCCCGGTGCGGATGCTGACCATGATGCTGACGGTCGGGCAGCAGGCCCGAGCCGGCGTCGAGCGCGTCATGGAACTGATCGACACCGAGCCGGCGATCAGCGAGCGCTCCGGCGCCCACGAGCTGCCCGCCGACGCGCCCGCCACCGTCGAGTTCGACCGGGTGGGCTTCTCCTACGGCACCGGCCCCGACGCCCGTCCGGTGCTGGAGGACTTCTCGCTGCGCGTCGAACCGGGCGAGACGGTCGCCGTCGTCGGGACCTCCGGCAGCGGCAAGTCCACCGTCTCGCTGCTGCTGCCCCGCTTCTACGACGTGACGTCCGGCGCGGTGCGCGTGGGCGGCCACGACGTGCGGGACCTGACCTTCGACTCGCTGCGCGCGGCCATCGGCCTGGTGCCCGAGCACAGCTTCCTGTTCTCCGACACCGTCCGCGCCAACCTCGCCTACGGCCGGCCGGACGCCGACGACGAGCAGATCCGGGCGGCCGCCCGCGCCGCCCAGGCCGACGGCTTCATATCCGCCCTGCCCGACGGCTACGACACCGAGGTCGGCGAGCAGGGCCTGACGCTGTCCGGTGGTCAGCGGCAGCGCATCGCCCTGGCCAGGGCGATCCTGAGCGACCCCAGACTGCTCGTCCTGGACGACGCCACCTCCGCCGTCGACGCCCGCGTCGAGCACGAGATCCACGAGGCGCTGCGCGGGGTGATGGCCGGCCGCACCACCCTGCTGATCGCACACCGCCGCTCCACCCTCTCCCTGGCCGACCGCATCGCCGTCCTGGACGGCGGGCGCCTGGTGGACGTCGGCACCGACGCCGAACTCCAGGAGCGCTGCGAGCTGTACCGGCGGTTGCTCAGCGACCCCGACGAGCTGGGTGGCGTCGAGCGCGACCCGGCCGGGCTGGTCTCCCCCGACGGCGACGGCGACGGCGACGGCGACGGCGGGGGCGGCCGCGGCGACGGCGGGGGCGGCCGCGGCGACGGTGGGGACGGTGACGGCCGCGTCGACGGCGTCACCCCCGAGCTGTGGATCCGGGAGGGCGAGCCGGAGGACACCACCGGCACCGGACCCGGCTCGCCCCCGCCCACCACCGGCGGCCCCGGTTTCGCCGGGGCGCTGGCCGGCACGCCGGCCACCCCCGAGATGCTCGCCAAGGTCGCCGCCCTGCCGCCCGCCGACGACACCCCCGAGATCGACGAGGAGCGCGCCGCCGAGGCCGAGACGGCCTACGGGGTGCGGCATCTGCTGCGCGGCTTCCGCGGCCCGCTGCTGCTGAGCCTGTTGCTGGTCGTGGTGGACGCCACCGCCGGGCTGCTGCTGCCGGTCCTCGTCCGACACGGCATCGACGAGGGCGTCCAGCGCGCCGCGCTCGGCGCCGTGTGGACGGCCTCCGCGATCGCCCTGCTGGTCGTGGTCGTCCAGTGGGCCGCGCAGACCGGCGAGACCCGCGCCATCGGCCGCACCGGCGAACGGATCCTCTACACCCTGCGCGTCAAGATCTTCGCCCAGCTCCAGCGCCTCGGACTCGACTACTACGAGCGCGAGCTGACCGGGAGGATCATGACCCGGATGACCACCGACGTCGACGCCCTGACGACCTTCCTCCAGACCGGCCTGGTCCAGGCGGTCGTGGCGATGTTGACGTTCTTCGGCATCATGGTCGTCCTCGTCGTCATCGACGCGGGGCTCGCCCTGGTGGTCCTGGCCACCCTGCCGCCGCTGGTGATCGGCACGATCTTCTTCCGCCGCCAGAGCCTGAAGGCGTACGAGCTGGCCCGCGAACGGGTCAGCGGTGTCAACGCCGCCCTCCAGGAGGGGGTCGCGGGGCTGCGGATCGTGCAGGCGTTCCGCAGCGAGCGCGCCGACAGCCGGCGCTTCGTCGAGCTCAGCGACGGCTACCGGCAGGCCCGCGTGAGGGGCCAGTGGCTGATCTCGGTCTACTTCCCCTTCATCCAGTTCCTGGCCTCCCTGGCCACCGCCGCCGTCCTGGTCATCGGGGCGAGGCGGGTGGACGAGGGCACCCTGACGGCGGGTGCCCTGGTGGCGTACCTGCTCTACATCGAGCTGTTCTTCGCCCCGGTACAGCAGCTCTCCCAGGTCTTCGACGGCTACCAGCAGGCGGTGGTCTCCCTCGGCCGCGTCCAGGAGCTGCTGCGCGAGAAGACCACCACGCCGGCCCCGCGGGAGCCCCGCGCGGTGGGCGAACTGCGCGGCGAGGTCGCGTTCGAGAAGGTGAGCTTCCGCTACGCCGGCGCGGAGGACGGCGAGGAGGCGCTCTCCGACGTGGACCTCCACATTCCCGCCGGACAGACGGTCGCCTTCGTCGGCGAGACGGGCGCGGGCAAGTCCACACTGGTCAAGCTGGTCGCCCGGTTCTACGACCCCACCTCGGGGACGGTCCGGGTGGACGGCGTCGACCTGCGCGAGCTGGACCTGTCCGGCTACCGGCACCGGCTCGGCGTCGTCCCGCAGGAGTCGTACCTGTTCGAGGGCACCGTGCGCGACGCCATCGCCTACGGTCGCCCCGACGCCTCGGACGCCGAGGTGGAGGCCGCCGCTCGGGCGGTCGGGGCGCACGACATGATCGCCACGCTCTCCGGCGGTTACCTGCATCCGGTCTCCGAGCGGGGCCGCAACCTCTCGGCCGGCCAACGGCAGTTGATCGCCCTGGCCCGCGCCGAGCTGGTGCGGCCCGACATCCTGTTGCTGGACGAGGCCACCGCCGCGCTCGACCTGGCCACCGAGGCGCTGGTCAACCAGGCCACGGACCGGCTGGCCGGGCGCCGCACCACCCTGGTCGTCGCCCACCGCCTCACCACGGCCGCCCGCGCCGACCGGGTGGTGGTCCTGGACCACGGCCGGGTGGTGGAGGACGGCACCCACGCCGAGCTCCTGGAGCGCGGTGGACGGTACGCCGCGCTGTGGCGCACCTATGTGGGGGAGCCCGCGCCGGCCACGGCGTGA